From Actinopolymorpha cephalotaxi, one genomic window encodes:
- a CDS encoding alpha/beta hydrolase family protein, whose protein sequence is MSHVRVNPDHRGPARPSRRAVTVSAVLGAVLAASGTDVATAGPASAGVRLRLPAPTGPHPVGHTTWYLVDRSRRDPWDGTVPVRELMATVFYPARSVRRHPPAPQLSPATAAVFGALGPYQHPGLPPAGVDWAATMTHAHRDAPAVPVRRPVLLYSPGGGDPRGFGAGLAQDLASHGFVVVTVDHPGDALVVEFPGTTDFRGDVIRTTAFREDPRSNPATFATMIATRIADLRFVLDQVEVLAAGGNPDAGGRALPPGLARAVDQRRIGVYGHSAGGTTAAQTAYDDRRAGAAIDLEGYLDHPGEQPGEPGPLFPVAEYGVNRPLLLWGTDGFPDRAGMERAWRVVLAHPGGWTTRRELHDAAHWAFTDFAAFAPQLQQAGLMTAAARTDLVGAIEPARSVPAVRTGVREFFVRHLGA, encoded by the coding sequence ATGTCCCACGTACGAGTGAATCCCGATCATCGCGGACCTGCTCGGCCGTCCCGGCGGGCCGTCACCGTCTCGGCCGTCCTCGGCGCCGTCCTGGCCGCCTCCGGCACGGACGTCGCGACGGCCGGCCCCGCCTCGGCCGGGGTACGCCTGCGGCTGCCGGCTCCGACCGGACCGCACCCGGTCGGGCACACCACCTGGTACCTCGTCGACCGTTCCCGGCGCGACCCGTGGGACGGCACCGTCCCGGTCCGCGAGCTCATGGCAACGGTGTTCTATCCCGCCCGCAGCGTCCGGCGTCACCCGCCGGCGCCGCAGCTGAGCCCGGCCACGGCAGCGGTGTTCGGCGCGCTGGGCCCCTACCAGCATCCGGGGTTGCCACCGGCCGGGGTGGACTGGGCGGCGACGATGACGCACGCGCACCGGGACGCGCCGGCCGTGCCCGTGCGCCGGCCCGTACTCCTCTACAGCCCGGGCGGCGGCGACCCGCGCGGCTTCGGCGCCGGCCTCGCCCAGGACCTCGCCAGTCACGGCTTCGTGGTGGTGACCGTCGACCATCCCGGCGACGCGCTGGTGGTGGAGTTTCCCGGTACGACCGACTTCCGCGGCGACGTGATCCGCACCACCGCGTTCCGCGAGGACCCACGTTCGAACCCGGCGACGTTCGCCACCATGATCGCGACCCGGATCGCGGACCTGCGGTTCGTACTCGACCAGGTGGAGGTGCTGGCCGCGGGCGGCAACCCGGACGCCGGCGGGCGGGCCCTTCCACCCGGGCTGGCCCGCGCGGTCGACCAGCGCCGGATCGGCGTGTACGGACACTCGGCGGGTGGCACGACGGCGGCCCAGACGGCGTACGACGACCGCAGGGCCGGCGCGGCGATCGACCTGGAGGGCTACCTGGACCACCCGGGCGAGCAGCCCGGCGAGCCGGGGCCGTTGTTTCCCGTAGCGGAGTACGGCGTCAACCGGCCCTTGCTCCTGTGGGGAACCGACGGTTTCCCCGACCGGGCGGGGATGGAGCGTGCCTGGCGGGTGGTGCTCGCGCACCCGGGCGGATGGACCACGCGGCGGGAGCTCCACGACGCCGCGCACTGGGCGTTCACCGACTTCGCCGCGTTCGCACCCCAACTACAGCAGGCAGGGCTGATGACCGCGGCCGCGCGGACCGACCTGGTCGGCGCGATCGAGCCGGCAAGGTCGGTGCCGGCCGTCCGGACCGGCGTACGGGAGTTCTTCGTTCGTCACCTGGGCGCGTAG
- a CDS encoding ArsR/SmtB family transcription factor, producing MIRIRLTADDLAGVRFATRPAPLLELNTALLMMGRTDGGLLFGAWRRRMARSLPATVRPIGDLVPAGAAPGFLDVYDDTLPAALDRPRTWRPELVRAELERVYAPAPAAKPVPTWIRALHRGEADAWEVLRRGQHAAFETAIRPVWGVVQDLHHGEFTRHAATVAEHGIGAALRGLVTGARLRGQVWEVDASVEQDVDVAGRGLVLMPTFHWTGHPLVCDLPALPDLPVVLTYAAGQGTPLPTDGVGRTGPAGDARAGLAEVLGRTRFGLLLLLADGHTTSDLARLLGVGNATVSAHTAALRGAGLITTVRTGRSVLHRRTALGDLLVRRQGPGTATGPPPRSPASTPDRPAAGATPSAGWAGSSRRSAGRG from the coding sequence ATGATCCGCATCCGCCTCACCGCCGACGACCTGGCCGGGGTCCGGTTCGCGACCCGGCCGGCGCCGCTGCTGGAGCTGAACACGGCCTTGCTGATGATGGGCCGGACCGACGGCGGGTTGCTGTTCGGCGCCTGGCGCCGGCGGATGGCGCGTTCCCTGCCCGCGACCGTGCGGCCGATCGGCGACCTGGTGCCGGCCGGGGCGGCGCCGGGATTCCTGGACGTGTACGACGACACGTTGCCGGCGGCGCTGGACCGGCCGCGGACCTGGCGGCCGGAGCTCGTCCGTGCCGAGCTGGAACGCGTGTACGCACCTGCCCCGGCGGCGAAGCCCGTGCCGACGTGGATCCGTGCGCTGCACCGGGGCGAGGCCGACGCGTGGGAGGTGTTGCGCCGGGGTCAGCATGCGGCGTTCGAGACTGCCATCCGTCCGGTGTGGGGTGTGGTGCAGGACCTGCACCACGGGGAGTTCACCAGGCACGCGGCGACGGTCGCCGAGCACGGGATCGGCGCCGCGCTTCGTGGCCTGGTGACGGGTGCGCGCCTGCGCGGCCAGGTGTGGGAGGTGGACGCATCGGTCGAGCAGGACGTCGACGTGGCCGGGCGTGGCCTGGTGCTGATGCCGACGTTCCACTGGACCGGCCACCCGCTGGTCTGCGACCTGCCGGCGCTGCCGGACCTGCCGGTCGTCCTCACCTATGCGGCCGGCCAGGGGACACCGCTTCCCACGGACGGAGTGGGGCGGACCGGTCCCGCGGGCGATGCTCGCGCCGGGCTGGCCGAGGTGCTCGGACGGACCCGCTTCGGGCTGCTGCTCCTGCTCGCCGACGGGCACACCACCAGCGACCTCGCCCGGCTGCTCGGGGTCGGCAACGCCACGGTGTCCGCGCATACCGCGGCACTGCGCGGAGCCGGGCTGATCACCACCGTGCGAACCGGGCGTTCCGTGCTGCACCGGCGCACCGCCCTCGGCGACCTGCTGGTCCGCCGTCAGGGCCCGGGCACGGCTACGGGGCCACCTCCGAGGTCACCCGCCAGTACGCCGGACCGTCCGGCTGCCGGTGCAACTCCCAGCGCTGGGTGGGCCGGAAGCTCTCGGCGAAGCGCTGGTCGTGGCTGA
- a CDS encoding ABC-F family ATP-binding cassette domain-containing protein, with product MFADVSLVAHAGERLGLVGENGAGKSTLLRILAGRDHADRGSVRYGPHDRVGYLDAQVADTTTTIRAFLDAGLGEIAELSTRMRALEAAMSAGAEDADRAEDADRAEGADGAGAGGAGDDVLAEYAAAQDRFALLGGWQAQARADEVRHRLGVADLDLDRSLGDVSGGEQARVLLARLLLEEPGILLLDEPTNHLDATGLAWLGEYLSGYRGVVVFVTHDRAFLDHLVHRIVELDVLTDRAEFYVGGYTAYREEKRRRRVRLLADLEAQEKFRRRLEQDIERTANQALRTELGTHNDKARRYAKKVARKAKARERRLMREMTSARWLERPEERPPLVLGLSGDPSPEEVMVGVTDLVADRGNGPLWQAFSASVRGGERVLVSGENGTGKSTLLSLLSGALTPAAGTVRLARAPGVLPQVHDNLPLTLPALDYLRSQVPIYEEDAERLLDSYLFDADQIRRPLGTMSAGEIRRVLLACLVNGGSDLLLLDEPTNYLDFESLDVLDEALAGYGGTLIAVSHDQRFAESFRPTQRWELHRQPDGPAYWRVTSEVAP from the coding sequence TTGTTCGCCGACGTGAGCCTGGTCGCCCACGCGGGCGAACGCCTCGGCCTGGTCGGCGAGAACGGCGCCGGCAAGTCCACCTTGCTCCGCATCCTCGCCGGCCGGGACCATGCCGACCGCGGGTCGGTGCGGTACGGCCCGCACGACCGGGTGGGATACCTCGACGCCCAGGTCGCCGACACCACCACGACGATCCGCGCGTTCCTGGACGCCGGACTCGGTGAGATCGCCGAACTCAGCACCCGGATGCGGGCGCTGGAGGCGGCGATGTCGGCCGGCGCCGAGGATGCCGACCGTGCCGAGGATGCCGACCGTGCCGAGGGTGCCGACGGTGCCGGCGCCGGAGGTGCAGGCGACGACGTGCTGGCGGAGTACGCCGCGGCACAGGACCGGTTCGCCCTCCTGGGTGGCTGGCAGGCACAGGCACGGGCGGACGAGGTACGCCACCGGCTTGGGGTCGCCGACCTCGACCTGGACCGCAGCCTGGGCGACGTCAGCGGTGGCGAACAGGCCCGCGTCCTGCTCGCCCGGCTGTTGCTGGAGGAACCCGGCATCCTGCTGCTGGACGAACCCACCAACCACCTCGACGCCACCGGCCTCGCCTGGCTGGGCGAGTACCTCAGCGGCTATCGCGGAGTGGTGGTCTTCGTCACCCACGACCGCGCGTTCCTCGATCACCTGGTGCACCGGATCGTCGAGCTCGACGTGCTCACCGACCGGGCGGAGTTCTACGTCGGCGGCTACACCGCCTACCGCGAGGAGAAGCGCAGGCGCCGCGTCCGGTTGCTCGCCGACCTGGAGGCGCAGGAGAAGTTCCGCCGCCGGCTGGAGCAGGACATCGAACGCACCGCCAACCAGGCCTTGCGTACCGAACTCGGCACCCACAACGACAAGGCCCGCCGCTACGCCAAGAAGGTGGCCCGCAAGGCGAAGGCGCGCGAGCGCAGGTTGATGCGGGAGATGACCTCGGCGCGCTGGCTGGAGCGACCGGAGGAACGACCGCCGCTGGTGCTCGGTCTTTCCGGTGACCCGTCGCCGGAGGAGGTGATGGTGGGTGTCACCGATCTGGTCGCCGATCGGGGGAACGGCCCGCTGTGGCAGGCGTTCTCGGCGTCCGTACGAGGCGGCGAACGGGTGCTCGTCTCCGGGGAGAACGGCACCGGCAAGTCCACCTTGCTCTCGCTGCTGAGCGGTGCACTCACCCCGGCCGCCGGCACGGTGCGGCTCGCCCGCGCCCCCGGCGTCCTGCCGCAGGTGCATGACAACCTTCCGTTGACACTGCCCGCGCTGGACTACCTGCGTAGTCAGGTGCCGATCTATGAGGAGGATGCCGAACGCCTGCTGGACTCCTACCTCTTCGACGCCGACCAGATCCGCCGCCCACTGGGCACGATGTCGGCGGGTGAGATCCGCCGGGTGCTGCTGGCCTGCCTGGTCAACGGAGGTTCGGACCTGCTGTTGCTGGACGAGCCGACCAACTACCTGGACTTCGAGTCGCTGGACGTGCTGGACGAGGCGCTCGCGGGCTACGGCGGAACGCTGATCGCGGTCAGCCACGACCAGCGCTTCGCCGAGAGCTTCCGGCCCACCCAGCGCTGGGAGTTGCACCGGCAGCCGGACGGTCCGGCGTACTGGCGGGTGACCTCGGAGGTGGCCCCGTAG
- the cimA gene encoding citramalate synthase, giving the protein MTDFHVYDTTLRDGAQQEGLSLSVEDKLAIARHLDELGVGYIEGGWPGANPKDTEFFRRAGEELRLGRATLAAFGATCRAGVAAADDPLVRALRDSGAGVVTLVAKSHDRHVEHALRTTLAENLAMVRDTVEFLRAGGQRVFLDAEHFFDGYRDNPAYALEVVRVAAEAGADVVALCDTNGGMLPDQVSEVVANVLAGTGARVGIHCHNDAGCAVANTIAAVDAGATHVQGTLNGYGERTGNADLVTIVANLQLKRGMSLVPTAALAEATRIAHAVAELTNIPPYSRQPYVGASAFAHKAGLHASAIKVDPNLYQHADPADVGNDMRLLVSDMAGRASIELKGRELGYDLAGDRALVTRITDRVKAMEARGYTFEAADASFELLLIEEVEGVRPTFFEVESWRVLTDSQPGEEALSEATVKLRAGGERTIVTGEGNGPVNALDAALRGAIGQAHPVVDKLDLIDYRVRILDAGHGTDAVIRVLIQLSDGEESWETVGVGHNIIEASWEALVDGVTYALVRAGVEPAPAAEPAPAVGQV; this is encoded by the coding sequence ATGACCGACTTCCACGTGTACGACACGACGCTGCGCGACGGGGCCCAGCAAGAGGGTCTCAGCCTGTCGGTCGAGGACAAGCTGGCGATTGCCCGCCACCTCGACGAGCTCGGGGTCGGCTACATCGAGGGCGGGTGGCCCGGCGCCAACCCGAAGGACACGGAGTTCTTCCGCCGGGCGGGGGAGGAGCTCCGGCTCGGCCGGGCCACGCTCGCGGCGTTCGGCGCCACCTGCCGGGCCGGGGTGGCGGCCGCCGACGACCCGCTGGTCCGCGCGCTGCGCGACTCCGGTGCCGGCGTCGTCACGCTGGTGGCCAAGAGCCACGACCGGCACGTCGAGCACGCGCTGCGCACCACGCTGGCGGAGAACCTCGCGATGGTCCGCGACACCGTGGAGTTCCTGCGGGCCGGCGGTCAGCGCGTCTTCCTGGACGCCGAGCACTTCTTCGACGGCTACCGCGACAATCCGGCGTACGCGCTGGAGGTGGTGCGTGTGGCAGCGGAGGCGGGCGCGGACGTGGTGGCGCTGTGCGACACCAACGGCGGCATGCTGCCCGACCAGGTGAGCGAGGTGGTGGCGAACGTGCTCGCCGGCACCGGCGCCCGGGTGGGCATCCACTGCCACAACGACGCGGGCTGCGCGGTGGCCAACACGATCGCCGCCGTCGACGCCGGCGCCACCCACGTGCAGGGAACGCTCAACGGCTACGGCGAACGCACCGGCAACGCCGACCTGGTGACCATCGTCGCCAACCTTCAGCTCAAGCGGGGCATGAGTCTGGTGCCCACGGCCGCGCTGGCGGAGGCGACCCGGATCGCCCACGCGGTCGCCGAGCTCACCAACATCCCGCCGTACTCCCGGCAGCCCTACGTCGGCGCGTCGGCCTTTGCCCACAAGGCGGGCCTGCACGCCAGCGCGATCAAGGTGGACCCGAACCTCTACCAGCACGCCGATCCGGCCGACGTCGGCAACGACATGCGGCTGCTGGTGTCGGACATGGCCGGCCGGGCGAGCATCGAGCTGAAGGGCCGCGAGCTGGGCTACGACCTCGCCGGCGACCGCGCACTGGTCACCCGGATCACCGACCGGGTGAAGGCGATGGAGGCGCGCGGCTACACCTTCGAGGCGGCCGACGCGTCGTTCGAGCTGCTCCTGATCGAGGAGGTCGAGGGCGTACGCCCGACGTTCTTCGAGGTGGAGTCCTGGCGGGTGCTCACCGACTCCCAGCCCGGCGAGGAGGCGCTGTCGGAGGCGACCGTGAAGCTGCGGGCCGGCGGTGAACGCACGATCGTCACCGGCGAGGGCAACGGCCCGGTCAACGCGCTGGACGCGGCGCTGCGCGGGGCGATCGGGCAGGCGCACCCGGTGGTGGACAAGCTCGACCTGATCGACTACCGCGTCCGCATCCTCGACGCCGGCCACGGGACCGACGCCGTGATCAGAGTTCTGATCCAGCTGTCCGACGGCGAGGAGTCGTGGGAGACCGTCGGGGTCGGGCACAACATCATCGAGGCGTCCTGGGAGGCGCTGGTGGACGGTGTGACGTACGCCCTGGTGCGGGCGGGCGTCGAGCCGGCGCCCGCCGCCGAGCCCGCTCCCGCGGTCGGGCAGGTCTAG
- a CDS encoding 3-methyladenine DNA glycosylase: MSLPSPPRPARRLAGPGESVPAVRVLREQEWQARRDAHFRRVDAWLAPHLDRRGERRAHPVEDFLFTYYSQRPARLRRWHPGAGVVLAGPAARSAYGDSRDYTTVPAGVVVDPAALAARVDTVRWIRDLLAATRARPAFLGCFGLHEWAMVYRQPQEEVRHAAWPLRLGAEGTDQVVETHRIRCSHFDAYRFFTEPARPRNTLRPARETQRDLEQPGCLHANMDLYKWAYKMSPHVRSELVADCFELAREIRELDMRASPYDLSALGYRPVPIETPEGRAEYAAAQRGFAERAGVLRDALVRACDDLLELAGQDGS, encoded by the coding sequence GTGAGCCTGCCCAGTCCTCCCCGTCCGGCCCGTCGTCTGGCCGGCCCCGGGGAGTCCGTCCCGGCGGTGCGGGTGCTCCGCGAGCAGGAGTGGCAGGCGCGCCGGGACGCCCACTTCCGGAGGGTGGACGCCTGGCTGGCGCCCCACCTCGACCGGCGCGGGGAACGCCGGGCGCACCCGGTCGAGGACTTCCTGTTCACCTACTACTCCCAGCGGCCTGCCCGGCTGCGGCGCTGGCACCCCGGCGCCGGCGTGGTGCTGGCCGGCCCGGCCGCCAGGTCGGCGTACGGCGACAGCCGCGACTACACCACCGTGCCGGCCGGCGTGGTGGTCGATCCGGCCGCCCTCGCGGCCCGGGTCGACACCGTTCGCTGGATCCGGGACCTGCTGGCGGCGACCCGGGCGCGGCCCGCGTTCCTCGGCTGCTTCGGCCTGCACGAGTGGGCGATGGTCTATCGGCAGCCCCAGGAGGAGGTCCGGCACGCCGCGTGGCCGCTGCGCCTGGGCGCCGAGGGCACCGACCAGGTGGTGGAGACGCACCGGATCCGCTGCTCGCACTTCGACGCGTACCGCTTCTTCACCGAACCGGCGCGGCCGCGCAACACCCTGCGCCCGGCCCGGGAGACCCAGCGTGACCTCGAACAGCCCGGGTGCCTGCACGCCAACATGGACCTCTACAAGTGGGCGTACAAGATGTCACCGCACGTGCGCTCGGAGCTGGTCGCGGACTGTTTCGAGCTTGCCCGGGAGATCCGCGAGCTGGACATGCGGGCCTCGCCGTACGACCTGTCCGCGCTGGGCTACCGGCCGGTCCCGATCGAGACCCCGGAGGGCCGGGCGGAGTACGCCGCCGCGCAGCGTGGCTTCGCCGAGCGCGCCGGGGTGCTGCGCGACGCGCTCGTCAGAGCCTGCGACGACCTGCTCGAGCTCGCCGGTCAGGACGGGTCCTAG
- a CDS encoding fumarylacetoacetate hydrolase family protein → MRIARFSAGDDPRYAAVEGEPGTEVLAVLDGDPLYRQVQLTGERLPLADVRLLAPVIPRSKVIGIGRNYAEHAAELGNEVPEEPLVFLKPNTSVIGPGDGIVHPPQTSDLHYEGELAAVIGRICRHVPVERAAEVVFGYTIGNDVTARDLQRSDKQWARAKGFDTFCPLGPWIETSLDVSDLAVTTTVGGEVRQSGRTSQMIHDVPSLISYVSSFMTLLPGDVILTGTPAGVGPMRVGEEVSVTVEGLGTLTNRVIGHG, encoded by the coding sequence TTGCGCATCGCCCGCTTCAGCGCCGGCGACGATCCCCGATACGCCGCGGTCGAAGGTGAACCAGGCACGGAGGTCCTCGCCGTCCTCGACGGAGATCCGCTCTACCGCCAGGTGCAGTTGACCGGTGAACGCCTGCCGCTCGCCGACGTGCGACTGCTCGCCCCGGTCATTCCCCGCAGCAAGGTGATCGGCATCGGCCGCAACTACGCCGAGCACGCCGCCGAGCTGGGCAACGAGGTGCCCGAGGAGCCGCTGGTCTTCCTCAAGCCCAACACCTCCGTGATCGGGCCCGGCGACGGCATCGTCCACCCACCGCAGACTTCCGACCTGCACTACGAGGGCGAGCTGGCCGCGGTGATCGGCCGGATCTGCCGGCACGTGCCGGTCGAGCGCGCCGCCGAGGTCGTCTTCGGCTACACCATCGGCAACGACGTCACCGCCCGCGACCTGCAGCGGTCGGACAAGCAGTGGGCTCGGGCCAAGGGGTTCGACACGTTCTGCCCGCTCGGCCCGTGGATCGAGACCAGCCTGGACGTGTCCGACCTCGCGGTGACCACGACCGTGGGCGGGGAGGTACGCCAGTCCGGGCGTACGTCCCAGATGATCCACGACGTCCCCTCGCTGATCTCCTACGTCAGCAGCTTCATGACGCTGCTGCCGGGCGACGTCATCCTCACCGGTACGCCCGCGGGCGTCGGCCCCATGCGCGTGGGTGAGGAGGTGTCGGTGACCGTGGAAGGCCTCGGCACCCTCACCAACCGGGTGATCGGGCATGGCTAG
- the gltX gene encoding glutamate--tRNA ligase → MAREGSSRGSTPVRTRFAPSPSGDLHVGNIRTALYSWAWARHCGGSFVVRIEDTDRSRVSPDAVAGTLGALRWLGLDWDEGPDVGGEFGPYRQSDRLPLYREWVDRFLADGTAYHCYCSQEELDGERDEQRTQGLPSGYAGNCRELTTAQVTAHRREGRRPVVRFRMPEGSTVVRDTIRGEIVFDHANVPDFVVQRSDGYPLYNLAVSVDDAMMRITHIVRGDDLLASTPRQIAIHAAMGVAEADLPVYTHTPDILAADGSPLSSWHKAAGISWYRDQGYLPEAMVNYLALLGWSPGGDREELTLDALVESFDLERVGATAGRLDPRKLDAINGDKIRALPPDDLVARTMPFLTRAGLVSEPPTREQARTVASAAPLIQERLVHLTEAAGMLAFLLVPEHVFDVDPEEAARILTEDAKAVLEAAEAALRALPKWTDEAIERALRRTLVDELGRRPKRAFGPVRVAATGSRVSPPLFESLTLLGRERTLARIRRALDHHVGV, encoded by the coding sequence ATGGCTAGGGAGGGTTCAAGTAGGGGCTCGACCCCCGTCCGAACCAGGTTCGCGCCCTCACCGAGCGGTGACCTGCACGTCGGAAACATCCGTACGGCGTTGTACTCCTGGGCATGGGCGCGCCACTGTGGCGGCAGTTTCGTGGTCCGGATCGAGGACACCGACCGGTCCCGGGTCTCACCGGACGCGGTGGCCGGGACGCTCGGCGCGTTGCGCTGGCTGGGCCTGGACTGGGACGAGGGGCCCGACGTCGGCGGTGAGTTCGGGCCGTACCGCCAGAGCGACCGCCTGCCGCTGTACCGCGAGTGGGTCGACAGGTTCCTCGCCGACGGTACGGCGTACCACTGCTACTGCTCGCAGGAGGAACTCGACGGCGAGCGGGACGAGCAGCGCACCCAGGGGCTCCCGTCCGGATACGCCGGCAACTGCCGCGAGCTCACCACCGCGCAGGTCACCGCGCACCGCCGGGAGGGCAGGCGCCCGGTGGTCCGGTTCCGGATGCCGGAAGGCTCCACCGTCGTACGCGACACCATCCGCGGCGAGATCGTCTTCGACCACGCGAACGTGCCCGACTTCGTGGTGCAGCGCTCCGACGGGTATCCGCTCTACAACCTCGCGGTGTCGGTGGACGACGCCATGATGCGGATCACCCACATCGTCCGCGGCGACGACCTGCTGGCCTCCACGCCCCGCCAGATCGCCATCCACGCGGCGATGGGGGTGGCCGAGGCCGACCTGCCCGTCTACACCCACACCCCGGACATCCTGGCCGCGGACGGCTCGCCGCTGTCGTCGTGGCACAAGGCGGCGGGCATCTCGTGGTACCGCGACCAGGGCTACCTCCCGGAGGCGATGGTCAACTACCTCGCGCTGCTGGGCTGGTCGCCGGGCGGTGACCGGGAGGAGCTGACGCTGGACGCGCTGGTCGAGTCGTTCGACCTCGAACGCGTGGGCGCGACCGCCGGCCGGCTCGACCCGCGCAAGCTGGACGCCATCAACGGCGACAAGATCCGGGCACTTCCCCCGGACGACCTCGTCGCACGGACGATGCCGTTCCTCACCCGGGCCGGCCTGGTGAGCGAACCCCCGACGCGGGAGCAGGCCCGCACGGTCGCGTCCGCCGCCCCGCTGATCCAGGAACGCCTCGTGCACCTCACCGAGGCGGCCGGCATGCTGGCGTTCCTGCTGGTGCCCGAGCACGTCTTCGACGTCGATCCGGAGGAGGCCGCCCGGATCCTCACCGAGGACGCCAAGGCGGTCCTGGAGGCCGCCGAGGCTGCGCTGCGGGCGTTGCCGAAGTGGACCGACGAGGCGATCGAACGCGCTCTGCGGCGCACCCTGGTCGACGAACTCGGCCGCAGGCCCAAGCGGGCGTTCGGACCGGTACGCGTGGCGGCCACTGGAAGCAGGGTGTCGCCGCCGCTGTTCGAGTCGCTCACCCTGCTGGGCCGCGAGCGCACGCTGGCCAGGATCCGCCGCGCGCTCGACCACCACGTCGGCGTCTGA
- a CDS encoding VanW family protein yields MAYAPGRIQPDRPEPTDGLTDGLIDGAGQPNSDAEQAAGPGEVGPLSPAEQELLRSLVADGWELPVALTGQRRRVAQVAPALYPLAVAAHRARRRVRWLTSGTHWARERAAEPLPVRVKRHNSLLLRQLGESEMWLQHNKVANLRLAAPRVSGLLIRPGETLSFCRTVGKATRRRGFVDGMLLSNGKARAGLGGGICQLANLLHWMFLHSPLTVVERSAHGWDPFPDNGRVIPWGTGCAVFYNYVDLQVRNDTDATFQVLTGVGDRYLEGELRADRELPHSYSVYAQDEQFLTLGGRHFRRNEIWRSVIDRRTGNRVREELLKRNFALATYVPKGFEAGQAGAKRE; encoded by the coding sequence ATGGCGTACGCACCTGGGCGGATCCAGCCCGACCGGCCCGAACCCACCGACGGACTCACCGACGGACTCATCGACGGGGCAGGGCAACCGAACTCCGACGCCGAGCAGGCGGCCGGGCCCGGTGAGGTCGGCCCGCTGTCACCGGCCGAGCAGGAGTTGCTGCGATCCCTGGTCGCCGACGGCTGGGAGCTTCCGGTCGCGCTGACCGGGCAGCGCCGGCGGGTCGCGCAGGTCGCGCCCGCGCTGTATCCGCTCGCGGTCGCCGCGCACCGCGCCCGCCGCCGGGTGCGCTGGCTCACCTCCGGCACGCACTGGGCGCGCGAGCGCGCCGCCGAACCCCTGCCGGTACGGGTGAAGCGGCACAACTCGTTGTTGCTGCGCCAGTTGGGCGAGAGCGAGATGTGGCTGCAGCACAACAAGGTCGCCAACCTCAGGTTGGCAGCGCCCCGGGTGTCCGGACTGTTGATCAGGCCGGGGGAGACGCTGTCGTTCTGCCGTACGGTCGGAAAGGCGACCAGGCGGCGCGGATTCGTCGACGGGATGCTGCTGTCCAACGGCAAGGCGCGCGCGGGCCTGGGCGGCGGCATCTGCCAGCTGGCCAACCTGCTGCACTGGATGTTCCTGCACAGTCCGCTGACCGTCGTCGAACGCTCCGCGCACGGCTGGGACCCGTTCCCCGACAACGGCCGGGTGATTCCGTGGGGCACCGGCTGCGCCGTCTTCTACAACTACGTCGACCTGCAGGTGCGCAACGACACCGACGCGACGTTCCAGGTGCTGACCGGGGTCGGCGACCGCTACCTCGAGGGCGAGCTGCGCGCCGACCGGGAGCTGCCGCACTCCTACTCGGTGTACGCCCAGGACGAGCAGTTCCTGACCCTCGGCGGCCGGCACTTCCGCCGCAACGAGATCTGGCGGTCGGTGATCGACCGGCGTACCGGCAACCGCGTACGCGAGGAACTCCTCAAGCGGAACTTCGCTCTCGCGACCTACGTGCCCAAGGGATTCGAGGCGGGGCAAGCCGGGGCGAAGCGTGAGTGA
- a CDS encoding IclR family transcriptional regulator has product MDNSSGVGVLDKAALVLGALEAGPATLAGLVQVTGLARPTAHRLAVALEHHRLVARDMQGRFILGPRLGELAAAAGEDRLLAAAGPVLARLRDITGESAQLFRRQGEGRVCVAAADRPTGLRDSIPVGTQLTMQAGSAAQILLAWEEPERMHRGLQGAKFTAATLAAVRRRGWAQSVGERETGVASVSSGIRSPSGKVVAAVSVSGPLERLSRQPGRMHAPAVMAAAERLSEALRRAAE; this is encoded by the coding sequence ATGGACAACTCTAGCGGAGTCGGCGTACTTGACAAGGCCGCGCTCGTACTCGGGGCTCTGGAAGCCGGTCCCGCGACCCTGGCCGGCCTGGTCCAGGTCACCGGGCTCGCCAGGCCCACCGCACACCGCCTGGCGGTGGCCCTGGAGCACCACCGGCTGGTCGCCCGGGACATGCAGGGCCGGTTCATCCTCGGCCCCCGGCTCGGCGAGCTCGCCGCGGCCGCCGGCGAGGACCGCCTGCTGGCCGCCGCCGGGCCCGTCCTGGCCCGGCTCCGCGACATCACCGGGGAGTCCGCACAACTGTTCCGCCGGCAGGGAGAGGGGCGCGTCTGCGTCGCCGCCGCCGACCGGCCGACGGGGCTGCGCGACAGCATCCCGGTGGGCACCCAGCTGACCATGCAGGCGGGCTCCGCGGCACAGATCCTGCTTGCCTGGGAGGAACCGGAGCGAATGCACCGCGGCCTGCAGGGCGCGAAGTTCACCGCCGCCACGCTGGCCGCCGTGCGCCGCCGCGGCTGGGCACAGAGCGTGGGCGAACGGGAGACCGGCGTGGCCTCGGTGTCGTCGGGGATCCGCTCGCCTTCGGGCAAGGTGGTCGCGGCCGTGTCGGTGTCCGGGCCGCTGGAACGCCTGTCCCGCCAGCCCGGCCGGATGCACGCCCCGGCGGTGATGGCGGCCGCCGAACGCCTGTCGGAGGCCTTGCGGCGCGCGGCTGAGTGA